In the Pseudomonas sp. DTU_2021_1001937_2_SI_NGA_ILE_001 genome, one interval contains:
- the pyrH gene encoding UMP kinase encodes MAQQSSGHQARYKRILLKLSGEALMGSEEFGIDPKVLDRMALEVGQLVGIGVQVGLVIGGGNLFRGAALSAAGMDRVTGDHMGMLATVMNALAMRDALERANITAIVMSSISMTGVTDHYDRRKAMRHLNSKEVVIFAAGTGNPFFTTDSAACLRAIEIDADVVLKATKVDGVYTADPFKDPNAEKFERLSYDEVLDRKLGVMDLTAICLCRDHKMPLRVFNMNKPGALLNIVQGGAEGTLIEEVQQ; translated from the coding sequence ATGGCTCAGCAGAGCAGTGGTCACCAGGCTCGCTATAAACGCATTCTACTCAAGCTTAGCGGCGAGGCCCTGATGGGCTCCGAAGAGTTCGGCATCGATCCCAAGGTGCTCGATCGCATGGCGCTGGAAGTCGGTCAACTGGTCGGCATCGGCGTCCAGGTCGGCCTGGTGATCGGCGGCGGCAACCTGTTCCGCGGTGCGGCGCTCAGCGCGGCCGGCATGGACCGTGTCACCGGTGACCACATGGGGATGCTGGCCACGGTGATGAACGCCCTGGCGATGCGCGATGCCTTGGAGCGCGCCAATATCACCGCCATCGTGATGTCGTCCATCTCGATGACTGGCGTGACCGATCATTACGATCGTCGCAAGGCCATGCGCCACCTGAACTCCAAGGAAGTCGTCATCTTCGCGGCCGGTACCGGCAACCCGTTCTTCACTACCGATTCGGCAGCTTGCCTGCGTGCCATCGAGATCGATGCCGACGTCGTGCTCAAGGCCACCAAGGTCGATGGCGTCTACACCGCCGATCCGTTCAAGGATCCGAATGCCGAGAAGTTCGAGCGTCTGTCCTACGACGAGGTGCTGGATCGCAAGCTGGGTGTGATGGACCTGACGGCTATCTGCCTGTGCCGCGACCACAAGATGCCGTTGCGCGTCTTCAACATGAACAAGCCTGGCGCCCTGCTCAATATCGTGCAAGGTGGCGCTGAAGGAACCCTGATCGAGGAAGTTCAACAATGA
- the tsf gene encoding translation elongation factor Ts: MAEITAALVKELRERTGQGMMECKKALVAAGGDIEKAIDDMRASGAIKAAKKAGNIAAEGSIAVRAEGGRALIIEVNSQTDFLALQDDFKAFVKDSLNEAFEQNLTEAAPLIASRESAREALVAKCGENVNIRRLTAVQGETIGTYLHGHRIGVVVVLKGGDEDLAKKIAMHVAASNPAVVRPEDVSEELVAKEKEIFLQLNADKIAGKPENIVENMVKGRIAKFLSEASLVEQAFVMDPEIKVGELAKKAGAEVVSFVRYEVGEGIEKKEDDFAAEVAAQVAAAKKQ; the protein is encoded by the coding sequence ATGGCAGAAATTACTGCAGCGCTGGTCAAGGAACTGCGTGAGCGTACCGGCCAGGGCATGATGGAGTGCAAGAAGGCACTGGTTGCCGCTGGTGGCGATATCGAGAAGGCCATCGACGACATGCGTGCCTCGGGCGCCATCAAGGCTGCCAAGAAGGCTGGCAACATCGCTGCCGAAGGTTCCATCGCCGTGCGTGCCGAAGGTGGCCGCGCGCTGATCATCGAAGTCAACTCGCAGACCGACTTCCTGGCTCTGCAGGACGACTTCAAGGCGTTCGTCAAAGACAGCCTGAACGAAGCTTTCGAGCAGAACCTGACCGAAGCCGCTCCGCTGATCGCTTCCCGCGAGTCGGCTCGTGAAGCCCTGGTTGCCAAGTGCGGCGAGAACGTCAACATCCGTCGTCTGACCGCTGTTCAGGGTGAGACCATCGGTACCTACCTGCACGGTCACCGCATCGGTGTCGTAGTTGTCCTGAAGGGCGGCGACGAAGACCTGGCCAAGAAGATCGCCATGCACGTGGCTGCTTCCAACCCGGCTGTCGTACGTCCAGAAGACGTATCCGAAGAGCTGGTCGCCAAAGAGAAGGAAATCTTCCTGCAGCTGAACGCCGACAAGATCGCCGGCAAGCCAGAGAACATCGTCGAGAACATGGTCAAGGGCCGTATCGCCAAGTTCCTGAGCGAAGCCAGCCTGGTCGAGCAAGCCTTCGTCATGGATCCGGAAATCAAGGTCGGCGAGCTGGCCAAGAAGGCCGGTGCCGAAGTGGTTTCCTTCGTTCGCTACGAAGTCGGTGAAGGCATCGAGAAGAAAGAAGACGACTTCGCTGCCGAAGTTGCTGCTCAAGTGGCTGCTGCCAAGAAGCAATAA